A genomic window from Nicotiana sylvestris chromosome 11, ASM39365v2, whole genome shotgun sequence includes:
- the LOC104232835 gene encoding FLUCTUATING-LIGHT-ACCLIMATION protein 1, chloroplastic: protein MNLWQILEQHRLKVESTSILNSCANHLKFQQRKREMSVAFLQQSFLISPPFSSTFRPRRNTTYFPVHITKILCKHTPDDEPQVSFRKSENKWGKLALVAVAAGVLTVDPASAAKTGGRVGGQAFRSSAPRSSSPRINNSRTNIYVNPPVAPPLVGGYGYGVPFYGGWGWSPFSFFAPGPGVAVGVGGGFDTLVLFLVLGAVASVLRRVLRSRDEDEY, encoded by the exons ATGAACCTTTGGCAAATATTAGAACAGCATCGACTCAAAGTAGAATCCACTTCAATTCTGAACTCTTGTGCTAATCACTTGAAGTTCCaacaaagaaagagagaaatgTCTGTAGCATTTCTACAGCAAAGTTTCCTAATTAGTCCCCCTTTTTCTTCAACATTCAGACCCAGAAGAAATACCACTTACTTTCCTGTGCATATCACTAAAATCTTGTGCAAACACACCCCAGATGATGAACCACAAGTCTCTTTTAG GAAAAGTGAAAATAAATGGGGTAAGTTGGCATTAGTAGCAGTGGCAGCTGGGGTATTGACAGTGGATCCAGCTTCAGCTGCTAAGACTGGTGGTCGAGTTGGTGGTCAGGCTTTTCGATCTTCAGCTCCTCGCTCTTCTTCACCTAGGATCAATAATTCTAG AACAAATATATATGTCAATCCACCAGTTGCTCCTCCTCTAGTTGGTGGATATGGGTATGGTGTGCCATTCTATGGTGGATGGGGCTGGTCGCCTTTCTCGTTCTTCGCACCAGGCCCTGGTGTTGCCGTTGGCGTTGGAGGTGGATTCGATACGCTGGTCCTGTTCTTGGTTCTTGGTGCTGTTGCTTCTGTTCTTCGGAGGGTACTTCGGTCAAGAGACGAAGATGAATACTAG